Below is a genomic region from Candidatus Baltobacteraceae bacterium.
GTCGCACACCGGCCTCGCGGCAGCGAGCGCCAAACGCGATAGAGGTGTACTGGCAACCTTGATCGGAATGATGGATAACGTTATCAGGGTGTCGGCGATAGATCGCCATGTTAAGGGCTTCAAGAACGAGCTCCGTCCGCAAATGGTTCGCCATCGCCCAACCGACGACGCGGCGACTGCAAGCATCGAGTACCACGGCGAGATATAGGAAGCCGCCCCAGGTCGGAATGTACGTGATATCGGCAACCCAGAGCTGGTCGGGGCGATCCGTGCGAAAATTACGGTCGACCAGATCTGGCGCTGGCCTGGCATCGCGACTGCGAATCGTTGTCACAGTCGATTTCCGGCGAGAAGCGCCGAAAATTCCGCGTTCCCGCATGAGCCGAGCGACGCGCTTTCCAGAGATCGCAACGCCGTCGGCGCACGCAGTACAAGAAAGAAAGAGGCCGCCAAGGGCGACACTTAAGATGCGCAAGAACGCGAGCGTTAGACGAAGCATAGAACTCCCCACACCGGAAGGGTGAGACTATTGGTCCGCAGGGCCTAATCTTATGCCAAGCATCTCGAAATTAGCAAGCGGGCCAAAAGTCCCAAGACCGAGTGACTGCTCGGACCCCTCGCGTTACGTGGTTCGGCTCGACGGAACCTCGGCGGCGCCGCAGCGTTACCTAGGCTGCGCGCTACGAAAGGCGCGAATCTACGACCTGCCACTCTGCTCGCGCTTCGGCCTACTCCGCAGTTAGTTCGTCGGACAGATCGCGGCGATCTGCTGCATCCACCTACGTTCCAGATACGACGCAGGACTACTACGAATGGGCGGTGACGACCGTTAGCCTACGCCTTCTCCAAGCCCGACCCCGACTCCGACGCCAAGCCCAAGTCCGACTCCTACACCTAAGCAAATTCACTGCATCACGCCTCGATGTCCGTGCGGCGGCGTCGGCTAAGCCTTCGTCCCGATTGCGGCGGCCTCGGCTCCGCGCCTGCGGCGCTACGCTCGGGATGACAAGTGGGTCAAATCGGCTTGATCGCAACGATCGACCCCACTATTTCGCCCCACTGATCGAGCAATCGATTCGAACGCGGACTGTGCGTTGCGTCGGCATGGCCCTCGAGCAATTCACGCACGGTGCGTGCGTCCTCGGATGCAGGATCGAGCGCCATGCACTCGACGGAGTCGGCGTTGTAGCGGCGCTCGCGCACGAACGATCCGTCGGCATCGTACACGTAGGCGACGCCGCCGGTCATGCCGGCGCCGAAATTGCTTCCCGCCCTGCCGAGTACCAGCACCGTTCCGCCGGTCATATACTCACACGCGTGCTGGCCGACGCCTTCCACCACCGCGATCGCGCCGGAATTGCGCACGCCGAAACGTTCGCCCGCGGTTCCCGCGGCATAGAGCGCGCCGCCGGTCGCGCCGTAGAGTGCGACGTTGCCGAGAATGACCTGCGGCTGAGCGGCACGGCCGATCGCGCCGGTCGCACGCAACACGATCACGCCGCCGCACAACCCCTTGCCGACGTAATCGTTCGCGGTACCGTCGAGCTCGAGCCGCATGCCTTCGGTTGCGAACGCGCCGAAGGATTGACCCGCCGTGCCGTGCAGCGCGAAGCGCAGATCCGGCGTGCGCGGCAACGGTTCGAGCGCGAGCCGGCCCGCCAGGCGAGCACCCAGGGTGCGATCGGCGTTGCTCACGCGCTCGCTGCGATGATACGGCGTTCCCGCGCGCGCTGCGGCGAGCGCCGGCTCGATCCAGGCGCGATCGAGCGGAACCCGGTCGACCGGCCGGTCATTGCGTCCGCCCTGATGGCGAATCGGCCCGTCACCGGTGCGGGCAAGCATCGCGTGCAGATCGAGGCCGCCGTCGTCACGCACCTGATCGATCAGGTCGACGCGTCCGATCGCCTCGTCGATGCTGCGCAAGCCCAGTGAGGCGAGCAGCGCGCGCACGTCTTGGGCGAGGTTGGTGAAGAAGCGCACGACGTGCTCGGGTTTGCCGCGGAACTTTGCGCGCAAGTCCGGGTTTTGCGTCGCGATTCCGGCGGGGCACGTGTTCAGGTGACACTGACGGGCCATATCGCAGCCGAGTGAGACGAGCACCGCGGTGCCGAACGCGAACTCGTCGGCGCCGAGCAGCGCCGCGATGACCACGTCACGTGCGGTCGCAATGCCGCCGTCGGTTCGCAATCGCACTCGTCCGCGCAGCCCATGGTGCATCAGCACCTGCTGGGCTTCCGCCAGACCGAGCTCCCAGGGATTGCCCGCGTACTTGATCGAGGAGAGGGGCGAGGCGCCGGTGCCGCCCGCATAGCCGGCGATCGTGATGAAATCCGCATACGCTTTGGCTACGCCGGCGGCAACGGTGCCGACACCGAGTTCGGAGACCAGCTTCACGCCCACTGCCGCGCTCGGGTTCACGCACTTCAGATCCCAAATCAATTGTGCGAGATCTTCGATCGAATAGATATCGTGATGCGGCGGCGGGCTGATCAAGCCGACGCCCGGCTGCGCGTGGCGCAGGCGCGCGATCAACGCCGTGACCTTGTGGCCGGGAATCTGGCCGCCTTCACCGGGTTTGGCACCCTGCGCGATCTTGATTTCGAGTTCTTCGGCGCGCGCGAGATACGCCGCGGTCACGCCGAAGCGCGCCGACGCAACCTGTTTGATTTTGTTCTCGTACGGCGCGTCCTCGCCGCCCTCGCCGGTGTTCGAGCGCGCTCCGAGTTCGTTCATCGCTTGCGCGATCGTGCGATGCGCCTCGGGCCCCAGGCTTCCGAGCGACATTGCACTGGCAACGAAGCGGCGCACGATCGCTTCGACGCTTTCGACCTCGCCGATCGCGACCGTCGCGCCGGCGGGGCGCAGCGTCACCAGGTCGCGCAGCTCGTGCACGCCGCGTTCCGCGACCGCTTCGGTGTATGCGGTCCAGGCGGCCGGAAGATCGGCGACGGCAGCGCCGCGCGCAACGCCGGCGGCGTGCTGAAGGGCGCGAATCGTTTGCGGCTGCCAGCTATGGATTTCCGCGCGCTCGCCGCGGCGGAAACGAATCCAGCCGTAGTCGGGCAACTCGCCGTCACCGTGACTCCAGGTCTCACGCACCTGCTGCTCGATCTGCGCGAAGGTGCGCCCCGAGAGCGGGGAGGACGCGCCGAAGCAGCGTTCCGCGATCGATTCGTGCAAGCCGATGATGTCGAAGAGCTGCGCGCCGCGGTAGCTGTCGACGATCGAGATGCCGCACTTCGACATGATCTTCGAAATGCCCAGATCGAGCGCGGCGATCGCGCGCATCTCTCCCTCCTCGCCCGCGACGGCGCGCACCGTTTCAAGCGCAAGCCACGGACAGACCGCGCCTGCGCCGTAGCCGATCAAGACGGCGACGTGATGCACGTCGCGGCAATCTCCGGCTTCGACCGCGAGCCCGGTGCGCGTACGCACGCCCCATTCGACGAGCGCGCGGTGCACCGCACCCAGTGCGAGCGCCATCGGAATCGCCGGCTTCTCGGGCGTCGCCATGCGATCGGAGAGGAGCAACAGTTTCGCGTCCGAGCGACGCACCAGCTCCACCGCTTCGATGCAGACTCGATCGATGGCGGCTTCGAGCGTTTCGTCGGCTTCGAGGACACAAGCGATGCGGTCGAGCCCGTGCAGCGCCGCGATCTGCCCGAGCGAGAGCACCGGCGATTCCAGCACGAGCCCCGGCAGCGGAGCGTGCTTGTCGAGCAGGTGCGGCCACGGTCCCAGACGCGTGCGCAGCGAGAACACGCAGGCTTCGCGCAGCGAGTCGATCGGCGGATTCGTCACCTGCGAGAAGCGCTGCCGGAAGTAGTTGTAGATCGGGCGCGGCGCGCGGCCGAGCGGCGCGAGCGGCGTATCGTCGCCCATCGACCAGAGCGGCTCCTTCGCATCGGCGGCCATCGGCTCGAGGATCATCTTCACGTCCTCGCGCGAGTAATTGAAGCGATGCTGCAGTTCCACGAGCTGCTCGGGCGAGAGCGTCCGCGCCGGTACGGGTTCGAGCCGTTCGTCGTCGATCAGCTCGCGATAGGGCGTGTCGTCCTCGAACGCACGCGTCAGCTCCGCATCGAAGAGCACGCGGGCGTTGTAAACGTCGAACGCGATCATCTCGCCGGGTCCCAGCCGTCCGCTGTGCACGATGCGCTCGGGATCGAGATCGGCGATTCCGACCTCCGAACCGGCGACGATCAGGCGGTCGTCGATCGTATACCGGCACGGTCGCAGGCCGTTGCGATCGAGTGCCGCACCGACGAAGCGTCCGTCGGCGAAGGCGACGGCCGCCGGGCCGTCCCATGCTTCGATCACGTCGGCGTGATAGCGATGGAAGAGCGATTCGTTGCGGTCGGCGACCGGCGGCATCAGCATCCGCAGCGACTCGCACACCGTGCGTCCGTGACGGGCGAGCAATTCCGCGACCTCGTCGAGATTCGCCGAGTCCGAGACGCCCGGTGTGAGCAGCGGCTCGAACGCCGAAGGGAGCGAGGCGCGCCGCGCATCCATCCGCGCACGATTGCCCCAAATCGTGTTGATCTCGCCGTTGTGCGCGAGCAGCCGGAACGGCTGTGCGAGCGACCAGCGCGGCAGCACGTTGGTCGCATAGCGCTGGTGAAAAACCGCGAAGGCGCACGTGAACGCCGGATCGGCGAGGTCGGGGTAGAAGCCGGCCAGATCGTAACTCGAACAGAGCGCCTTGTAGACGATGGTCTGGCTCGAGAGCGAGCAGACGTACGCGCCGCATTCGCGCTCGAAAGCCTTGCGCAATAACGAACAACGGCGCTCGATTTCGTCGGCGCCGTTGCTGGAGGTGTGCCCCGCGGATGCTGCCGTTCTTAGCAGCGCCTGCCGTATCGTGGGGAGTCCATCTCGAGCTTTGGGGCCGAGGAGCGACGTATCGATCGGTACGTCGCGCCAGGTAATGCTTACGAACCCATGCTCGGTCGTAAGTCGCGCAAAGGTCGCGGCTTCCTCGTCGGCATGCGCCGGGGTGAGGAACAGCATCGCAACCGCATCGGCGCCGCCGAAGAAGCTGTGTGGAAGCTGGGTTAGGATTCCGACTCCGTCGCTGCTACGTCCGTCGGAGGCCACGGCGCCGCGGTGCCCCAGGCGGGTCAACGCCACCAGCGCGCGGTCGAGCACTTCACGGCTTGGACGGGCGTCGAGCGCCGCGACGAACCCCACGCCGCAGGCGTCGGAGTCATGACGGGAGTCGAGGAGCGTTCCAGCCATGCCCAACTATACGACATGGGCGCGGCTCTTGTATAGTCCAGACCCCCGACGCTTTACCGGGTGGCTAATGCCGCACAGGGCGTGGTCATCGTACGATCAGAGCACGATGACACAGCATAACCTCGCGTTCATCACGGGTCATGCACGCGGGAGCGAACCGTTGGAAGCGGTGCTGCTCTCGCAGATCGAGCGTTTCGTGGCGTTGGGCCGGCGCAACATCGTCATCGTCATGGACACGTTCCCCAATCTCGAGGAAGCAACGATCGCGGCGCTGCAGGGGCTGCTGCGCCGCGCATCGGAGCTGGAAGCTCGCGTTACCTGCGTCGCGCTGGAGGAGCGCATTCAGACCGCGCTGCGCGCGATCCCGCTTGCGCAAGCGCTTACGATCATCAGCCGCGTCGACGAGCTGCCCGGCGCGGCTTAGCCCTTAGCCGCATCGCGCGGCTAATACAGAAGATATTTCGCGCGGACGGTACGGAATTCGTCGAGACGCGGAATCCATTCGCCGATGATGTCCTGGGCGCTCTTGCCGCTCGTGAGACCCGTGCGCAGCGAACTCGTGCCCCAATCGCGATCGAGCGCTGCCGGCTGGCGGATATCGATCGCGTGCGGGGCGGTCTCGCGAACGGCGCAGAGCAGTTCCACCGCGCTGCGCACCGCCTGAAACGTGCGCGGATCGAAGACCACCAGCTCGACCCCGCTCAGTTCTTTGTCTTTCCAAAACCCGGCGATCGGCGACCACGATGCTGCGCGGAAATACACGCCGGGTAAGTCGCGCGCATTCAAGTACTCCGCGAGCGCATCACGGTCGAGTTCGTACGCGCCGGCGTAGAAGAAAGGCTTGGTCGTGCCGACGCCGCCGTTGACGCCGGCGTTGTCGATCAGGCCGGTGCACAAGTACACGAACGTCGTTTGCCAGGTCGGAATGTTCGGCGAACTCTGGATCCATTGCAGCCCGGTGTCGGGCCAGGTCATCGAGCGGCCGTACCCGCGCATCGCAATCACCCGCAGCTTTGCGCCGATGCCGAAGCGTTCGTTGAAAAGGCGCGCCAGCTCGCCGACGGTCATGCCGTGGCGCATCGCGATCGGATAGAGCCCGATGAACGATTCCTCGTCGGGTTCGAGCACGGGGCCTTCGACGATCGCGCCGCCGACCGGATTGGGACGGTCGAGCACCCAGAATTCTTTATCCTGCGCGGCTGCGCTCTGCATCGCGTACGCCATCGTGGAGATGAAGGTATACGCGCGCGAACCGACGTCCTGGATGTCGAAGAGCAGCACGTCGACGTCGCGGAGCATCGCTTCGCTGGGGTGACGCGTGGGGCCGTAGAGACTATAGACCGGCAGCCTGGTCGCCGGGTCGACGTATGACGGCACGTAGGCGCCGGCCGTGCGGTCGCCGCGAAAGCCGTGCTCGGGCGCGTAGATCGCGGTGAGGTGAATTGCCGGATTGCGGCGGATCGCGTCGACCAGCGATTGCAAGCGCGACGTAACGCCGGTCTGGTTGGTGATGACGCCGACGCGCCGCGACCCCAGCTCGCGCCAGGCTTGCGAAAGGAACACCTCATCGCCGAGCGTGACGTTCGCGGCCGGCAGCGGTGCGGCGCGCAGCCCGCCGGGAATCGCGCACAGCGCACCCAAGCTAGCGAGAAAAGATCGGCGCCGCATCGGACTCCAGAATTCCCGCCGCACGCGCTCGGGCGAAGAGCTCTCCTACGGCGGCGATGCCGTCGTCTGCGAGATCGTCGCTGTACTCGTTCACGTAGAGGCCGATGTGTTTACGCATCACCGATTCGCTCATTTCAAAAGCGTGCGCGCGTACGAACGGCATGATGGCCGCTTCGTTCGTCCGCGCAAATCGCAGGCTCGCGCGGATCGCCTCGTCGATAGCACGCATGCGCTCCTCGCCCAAGTCGTTACGCGCGAGGATCGCGCCCAGCGGAATCGGCATTCCGGTTGCCGCCTCCCACCATGCGCCGAGATCGGCAACGCTCACCAGACCGGCCTGCGCGTAGGTGAAGCGGGATTCATGAATGATGAGACCCGCATCGACGTCGCCGCGCGCGACTGCCGGAATGATGTGATCGAAGCGCATCTGCGTGGTACGAGGGCGCGTGCCCAGCGCGAGCCGCAGCAGCACGAACGCCGTGGTGCGCTCGCCGGGGATGGCCACGCGAAGCCCGCGCACGGCCTCGAGCGAGCTTGCGACGCCGGGACGCGTCACGACGAGCGGTCCACATCCGCGTCCGAGTGCGCCTCCCGCGCGCAGGATGCGATAGTTGCGCATGAGATAGGGAATCGCGCCGTAACTCACTTTGGTCAGTTCGTGTTCGGCGCGAGCGGCCGCCGCGTTGAGTTCCTCGATGTCGGCAAAATGCACGCGCACCGGCGGCGCGTTCTCCAACAACCCATTGGTGAGCGCAGCAAAAATGTACGTGTCGTTCGGACACGGTGAGTAGGCCAGCGTGTGCGTGCGTATTCCGCTACTCTGCATGCGCCGGTGCGGTATGGAGGAGATCGAGAGTGGCGTTGAGCACGCGGCGCAGGCCGGCGAGGCCGGCTTCGAAGTCCCATTCACCCTTGGACCGATCGCCTACGATGTTTGAGATGCCTCGAACCTCGATCGCCGGAATTCCCGCAAGTTGCGCAGCCCGCAGAACGGCGAAGCCTTCCATCGATTCGATTTCTGCGCCGCGCGCCCGCAAACGCTGTGCCGTCGCGTCGGTGGTGGTGACTTGCGAGACGGTGATGCCGCGCACCAGCGGAAAGCCGAGTCCGCTGATCGCCTCGATGAGCGGCGCGTCCGATGGTATGCGTTCCGCGAGGAGGTTGCCAAACGGCAGCACCAGCGGCGCACCGCTTTCCAGTTGCAACTCGTACAACTCCTCGCCCACGACGACGCCGTCGCCGACGTGTGCCACGCCGGCGAAGGCACCGGCGATGCCGGCGTTGACGAGCATGTCGTACTGCTGCTCCGCGAGTGCGCGCGCAACGCGCGCCGCCGCGTCGACCGGCCCGATACCGCAGGTCAGGGTTTCAACGCCGGCGCGGGGTCCCAGCCAGTCAAGTTCTTGCGCGGTCGCGCTGACCAATAGAATCATCGTACCCCGATCATCTTATGCGTTTGGAGAGAGAGACGAAAGCGCTTCGGATGCGATTTGGCGTATTCGAGCGCGAGCTCGATGTTCTTGCGTTTGTTGCCTTCGGGCTGGAGCAAAATAACGGGCTTATCGGCGAAGAGCGCGAGATGCTCTTCGGGAACGCGCTCGTCGACGATGAGCTTGGCTTCGTCGGCGCGCACCGCCATGCGCGGATCGACGCGCTCCTTCGGGGAGACGCAGAGCCAGACGTCGCTCGGTAATTCGGTGAAGATCGTGCCGTTCGACTCGATGTGCACGCGCCGACCGTCGCGCCGCAGCGCCTCGATCAGCGCGGGGACATCGGCTTGCGCGAGCGGCTCACCGCCGGTGAGGATCACCATCGGGCACTCCCCGCCGGCGTCGCGAACCATCGCGATCACCTCGTCGACGCCGGCCAAGAATTTCAGCGAGTAATCGGTGTCGCAAAAATCGCAGGCGAGGTTGCATCCGGCGAGACGCACGAACACCGCCGGCGTACCGCTCCAGGTCCCTTCTCCTTGGATGCTGTAGAAAATCTCGGAGAGCTGCAGCACGCGACGCTATTCTCCCGGTCCGAAATCGGACCGACGCAGCACCGCGCAGCTCGTCCCGGTCTCCCAAAGCACGAGTTCGTCGAGTCCGCGCAGCTCTGGTTCGAGACGCCGCCAGATCCACATGACGATGCGTTCGGCGGTCGGATTCTCGAGGAAATCGTTGAGATTTTGGTGATCGAGCGGGTCGATCACTTCGCTGCGAACGATGCGTTTGAGGACGTCGAAATCCTCGATCATGCCGCGCCCCGGACCATCCGATTGTAAAGGACCGCGTACGGCGACCTCTAAGCGATAGGAATGTCCGTGCAAACGGGCACATTTACCGGGATGGAACGGAAGTACGTGAGCCGCCTCGAAGCGGAAGTGCTTTCGGATCTGCATAAGAGAAGACGTGATCGGGTGGTTCGCGCCCGCGGGGAGCGAGTCCGTTGACCTTACGCATCAATCGCGAGGAGCTGGTGGTCTGCGCCGTTACCGGCGAGATTGCGCCCATGCTCGTCAATAGCGGGCTCTACGACGTCAGTTTCGAGGGGCAGCCGCTTATCGTGCCCTCGGTCGGGGGCATTACACCGAACGTGCGAATCGGCGATTCCGCCTTCGCCTTCATGGCCGACCACATCGAACCGGCGGTCAGCGTCAAGCATCCGGACGAGCGCCAGAATACCACGCTCAACGTGCTTTCCTGCATCGGAAACGAGGCCGTGGTTACGTCGGGTGACGCCAAAGGCGAACGCGGACGCGTTACCGGTAAACATGGCGGCGTCGAACATTTGATCGTCGATTTCAGCCCCGAGGTGATGCGCCGAATGACGATCGGCGATCGGATCACCGTGTGGTCGTGCGGGCTCGGCATGCGCCTTCTCGATCTTCCCGACGTGCGCGTGTTCAATTTGGATCCCGAGCTCGTGCCGCGTATGGGCATGGAAATCGCCGGCGGGCGGCTGCGGGTGCGTGTGGCGCGCATGGCGCCGGCTGCGGTGATGGGCTCGGGCTTGGGACGTTCGACCGTGGTGCGCGGTGATTACGACATCCAAACGTTCGACGATGAGTCGGCAAAGAAGTACGGGCTGCGCGATCTGCGGCTGGGCGACGTCGTCGCGATCGTCGACGCCGACAACTCGTACGGCCGTATCTACCGGACCGGCGCGATCTCGGTCGGCGTCGTCGCGCACGGAAGGTCGTTCATGGCCGGGCACGGGCCGGGCATTACGACGATTCTCACCTCGTCGAAGGGCGAGATCGACATCGAAGTCGACCAGTCCGCCAATCTTGCAAATTATTTGCGAACATTTTGAGGGCGGCTGGCCCTCTCTAGGATAGAACGATTCCGAGGGAGGGACCTGATGGAGCACTGGGCGCCCGGCGAGATGGTGTCGGCCGCCATGAGCGGCGGTGAAGCCGAGAGAGAACGCCTCATCGCCGCGATCTGGCCGCGCTGCTTTCGCCTCGCGCTCACGGTGATCGGCGATCGCGATCTCGCGCAGGACGCCGCTCAAGAAGCCTGCGTGATCGTCCATCGGAAGCTGCGCGGTCTTCGCAGCGCGCAGTCTTTCGAAAGCTGGCTGTATCGCATCGTGATGCGCGAGGCATCCCGAGCACGCCGGCGGAATCGCCCGGCCGATGTTCGCGGATACGAAGAATTCCGGGGAGAGGAGCCGGCGGCCGCGATCGACGTGTGGAGCGCACTCGCCCGTTTGGCGCCCGAGCTTCGGGACGTGACGGTGCTGTTCTATTTCCGCGATCTAAAGAGCGATGAGA
It encodes:
- the gltB gene encoding glutamate synthase large subunit; its protein translation is MAGTLLDSRHDSDACGVGFVAALDARPSREVLDRALVALTRLGHRGAVASDGRSSDGVGILTQLPHSFFGGADAVAMLFLTPAHADEEAATFARLTTEHGFVSITWRDVPIDTSLLGPKARDGLPTIRQALLRTAASAGHTSSNGADEIERRCSLLRKAFERECGAYVCSLSSQTIVYKALCSSYDLAGFYPDLADPAFTCAFAVFHQRYATNVLPRWSLAQPFRLLAHNGEINTIWGNRARMDARRASLPSAFEPLLTPGVSDSANLDEVAELLARHGRTVCESLRMLMPPVADRNESLFHRYHADVIEAWDGPAAVAFADGRFVGAALDRNGLRPCRYTIDDRLIVAGSEVGIADLDPERIVHSGRLGPGEMIAFDVYNARVLFDAELTRAFEDDTPYRELIDDERLEPVPARTLSPEQLVELQHRFNYSREDVKMILEPMAADAKEPLWSMGDDTPLAPLGRAPRPIYNYFRQRFSQVTNPPIDSLREACVFSLRTRLGPWPHLLDKHAPLPGLVLESPVLSLGQIAALHGLDRIACVLEADETLEAAIDRVCIEAVELVRRSDAKLLLLSDRMATPEKPAIPMALALGAVHRALVEWGVRTRTGLAVEAGDCRDVHHVAVLIGYGAGAVCPWLALETVRAVAGEEGEMRAIAALDLGISKIMSKCGISIVDSYRGAQLFDIIGLHESIAERCFGASSPLSGRTFAQIEQQVRETWSHGDGELPDYGWIRFRRGERAEIHSWQPQTIRALQHAAGVARGAAVADLPAAWTAYTEAVAERGVHELRDLVTLRPAGATVAIGEVESVEAIVRRFVASAMSLGSLGPEAHRTIAQAMNELGARSNTGEGGEDAPYENKIKQVASARFGVTAAYLARAEELEIKIAQGAKPGEGGQIPGHKVTALIARLRHAQPGVGLISPPPHHDIYSIEDLAQLIWDLKCVNPSAAVGVKLVSELGVGTVAAGVAKAYADFITIAGYAGGTGASPLSSIKYAGNPWELGLAEAQQVLMHHGLRGRVRLRTDGGIATARDVVIAALLGADEFAFGTAVLVSLGCDMARQCHLNTCPAGIATQNPDLRAKFRGKPEHVVRFFTNLAQDVRALLASLGLRSIDEAIGRVDLIDQVRDDGGLDLHAMLARTGDGPIRHQGGRNDRPVDRVPLDRAWIEPALAAARAGTPYHRSERVSNADRTLGARLAGRLALEPLPRTPDLRFALHGTAGQSFGAFATEGMRLELDGTANDYVGKGLCGGVIVLRATGAIGRAAQPQVILGNVALYGATGGALYAAGTAGERFGVRNSGAIAVVEGVGQHACEYMTGGTVLVLGRAGSNFGAGMTGGVAYVYDADGSFVRERRYNADSVECMALDPASEDARTVRELLEGHADATHSPRSNRLLDQWGEIVGSIVAIKPI
- a CDS encoding DUF1343 domain-containing protein, encoding MRRRSFLASLGALCAIPGGLRAAPLPAANVTLGDEVFLSQAWRELGSRRVGVITNQTGVTSRLQSLVDAIRRNPAIHLTAIYAPEHGFRGDRTAGAYVPSYVDPATRLPVYSLYGPTRHPSEAMLRDVDVLLFDIQDVGSRAYTFISTMAYAMQSAAAQDKEFWVLDRPNPVGGAIVEGPVLEPDEESFIGLYPIAMRHGMTVGELARLFNERFGIGAKLRVIAMRGYGRSMTWPDTGLQWIQSSPNIPTWQTTFVYLCTGLIDNAGVNGGVGTTKPFFYAGAYELDRDALAEYLNARDLPGVYFRAASWSPIAGFWKDKELSGVELVVFDPRTFQAVRSAVELLCAVRETAPHAIDIRQPAALDRDWGTSSLRTGLTSGKSAQDIIGEWIPRLDEFRTVRAKYLLY
- a CDS encoding 1,4-dihydroxy-6-naphthoate synthase; amino-acid sequence: MQSSGIRTHTLAYSPCPNDTYIFAALTNGLLENAPPVRVHFADIEELNAAAARAEHELTKVSYGAIPYLMRNYRILRAGGALGRGCGPLVVTRPGVASSLEAVRGLRVAIPGERTTAFVLLRLALGTRPRTTQMRFDHIIPAVARGDVDAGLIIHESRFTYAQAGLVSVADLGAWWEAATGMPIPLGAILARNDLGEERMRAIDEAIRASLRFARTNEAAIMPFVRAHAFEMSESVMRKHIGLYVNEYSDDLADDGIAAVGELFARARAAGILESDAAPIFSR
- the mqnB gene encoding futalosine hydrolase, which produces MILLVSATAQELDWLGPRAGVETLTCGIGPVDAAARVARALAEQQYDMLVNAGIAGAFAGVAHVGDGVVVGEELYELQLESGAPLVLPFGNLLAERIPSDAPLIEAISGLGFPLVRGITVSQVTTTDATAQRLRARGAEIESMEGFAVLRAAQLAGIPAIEVRGISNIVGDRSKGEWDFEAGLAGLRRVLNATLDLLHTAPAHAE
- a CDS encoding 7-carboxy-7-deazaguanine synthase QueE; protein product: MLQLSEIFYSIQGEGTWSGTPAVFVRLAGCNLACDFCDTDYSLKFLAGVDEVIAMVRDAGGECPMVILTGGEPLAQADVPALIEALRRDGRRVHIESNGTIFTELPSDVWLCVSPKERVDPRMAVRADEAKLIVDERVPEEHLALFADKPVILLQPEGNKRKNIELALEYAKSHPKRFRLSLQTHKMIGVR
- the queD gene encoding 6-carboxytetrahydropterin synthase QueD encodes the protein MQIRKHFRFEAAHVLPFHPGKCARLHGHSYRLEVAVRGPLQSDGPGRGMIEDFDVLKRIVRSEVIDPLDHQNLNDFLENPTAERIVMWIWRRLEPELRGLDELVLWETGTSCAVLRRSDFGPGE
- a CDS encoding DUF4438 domain-containing protein, with product MTLRINREELVVCAVTGEIAPMLVNSGLYDVSFEGQPLIVPSVGGITPNVRIGDSAFAFMADHIEPAVSVKHPDERQNTTLNVLSCIGNEAVVTSGDAKGERGRVTGKHGGVEHLIVDFSPEVMRRMTIGDRITVWSCGLGMRLLDLPDVRVFNLDPELVPRMGMEIAGGRLRVRVARMAPAAVMGSGLGRSTVVRGDYDIQTFDDESAKKYGLRDLRLGDVVAIVDADNSYGRIYRTGAISVGVVAHGRSFMAGHGPGITTILTSSKGEIDIEVDQSANLANYLRTF
- a CDS encoding sigma-70 family RNA polymerase sigma factor codes for the protein MEHWAPGEMVSAAMSGGEAERERLIAAIWPRCFRLALTVIGDRDLAQDAAQEACVIVHRKLRGLRSAQSFESWLYRIVMREASRARRRNRPADVRGYEEFRGEEPAAAIDVWSALARLAPELRDVTVLFYFRDLKSDEIASILRIPHATVRTRLGRARERLRAILGNYLDDPNSEAREVKQHAL